A stretch of the Vibrio sp. YMD68 genome encodes the following:
- a CDS encoding DsbC family protein: MLKQAIAPVLMLLSTVATAKDFTAADVQKAEAKITGMVELPIYGINAVESDGQIVFLSENGRFVISGQIYDLWQKKPLSTLTEMRDVADRFRLRDMNVDIDAMNVAKLGTGPKEVVVFVDPQCGACHQLMEEAKALKDEYTFKFVVIPILGDKSNRLARALSCITDQDKAFEALSQRKLGSYPTSCSSKRHDLTLLTAQLLNIRGVPYLIAPDGRVNAGRPQNMDLKTWLESDK; encoded by the coding sequence ATGTTGAAACAAGCAATAGCACCAGTGCTCATGCTGCTTAGTACTGTAGCAACAGCGAAAGATTTTACTGCTGCTGATGTGCAGAAAGCAGAGGCAAAGATTACTGGAATGGTTGAGTTGCCAATTTATGGCATCAATGCAGTAGAAAGTGACGGTCAAATCGTGTTTTTGTCAGAGAATGGACGCTTTGTTATTTCAGGACAAATCTACGATCTCTGGCAAAAGAAGCCTCTCAGTACGTTGACAGAAATGCGCGATGTCGCTGACCGATTTAGGCTACGTGACATGAATGTCGATATAGATGCGATGAATGTGGCAAAGCTTGGGACTGGCCCAAAAGAAGTAGTGGTCTTTGTTGACCCTCAGTGTGGTGCCTGCCACCAGCTAATGGAAGAGGCGAAAGCTCTCAAAGACGAATACACGTTTAAGTTTGTCGTGATACCTATTCTTGGTGATAAGTCAAACCGTTTAGCTCGCGCTCTGTCTTGCATAACTGACCAAGATAAAGCGTTTGAAGCGCTTAGCCAAAGAAAGCTTGGCTCATACCCAACATCATGCAGCAGTAAACGTCATGATCTCACTCTGCTTACCGCACAGTTACTAAATATTCGAGGTGTTCCTTATTTGATTGCACCTGATGGGCGAGTTAATGCTGGCCGACCACAGAATATGGACCTGAAAACATGGCTGGAGAGTGATAAATGA
- the traC gene encoding type IV secretion system protein TraC, translating to MNIITIRKKLQEKLIPEHLRAAGIVPVLAYSEDDYTFLMDDKSIGFGFYCHPLCGADEKIQERVNGFMNQEYPAKTTMQFILFRSPDLNHEMYRMMGLRDGYRDDLLTSSIEQRMEFLQKHTTERMVAKCKKGTFDLGLIHDLKLFVTVKVPIKHANEPSQEELDSLANLRTKVESSLRTIGVHPVPLTAVGYIRTMNTMLNWGPEASWRTDGCDWETDKPICEQIFDYGTDLEVDKSGLRLGDYHVKVMSAKKMPDSFYFGDAITFVGDLSGGNSAIRENYMVVTNLFFPEVENTKNALERKRQFTVNQAYGPMLKFVPVLADKKHDFDVLYESLKEGSKPVRVSYSLVLFAPTAERAQAAATAARNIWRENRFEMMEDKFISLPMFINCLPFCTDRKAVKDLFRYKTMTTEQASVLLPVFGEWKGTGTFHSALISRNGQLMSLSLHDSDTNKNLVVAAESGSGKSFLTNELIFSYLSEGAQVWVIDAGKSYKDLCELLKGDFVHFAEGSNICLNPFELITNWKEEEDGVVSIVKAMASEKGLLDEYQLAGLKQIMNELWEVIGRDMTVDHIADKCCESDEQRIKDIGQQLYAFTSKGSYGSYFSGSNNVNFQNRFTVLELDELQGRKHLRQVVLLQMIYQIQQEMFLGERNRKKVVIIDEAWDLLKEGEVSTFMEHQYRKARKYGGSIGICTQSINDLYENPVGRAIAENSASMYLLGQTEESVESVKRSGRLSLSEGGFHTLKTVHTILGAYSEIFIKSKAGIGVGRLVVGDFQKLLYSTDPDDIRDINKYVDQGLNITDAIRQVMHQRGMAA from the coding sequence ATGAACATTATTACGATAAGAAAAAAGCTCCAAGAAAAGCTTATCCCAGAACATTTAAGAGCTGCTGGGATTGTACCCGTGCTTGCGTACTCAGAAGATGATTATACCTTCTTGATGGATGACAAAAGTATTGGCTTTGGTTTCTACTGCCATCCTCTGTGCGGGGCTGACGAAAAGATTCAAGAGCGTGTTAATGGTTTTATGAACCAGGAATACCCGGCCAAAACCACCATGCAGTTTATCTTGTTTCGATCTCCTGACTTAAACCATGAAATGTATCGAATGATGGGGTTACGTGATGGTTACAGAGATGATCTGTTGACCTCTTCAATCGAGCAGCGAATGGAGTTTCTTCAAAAACATACGACCGAGAGAATGGTTGCCAAATGTAAGAAAGGAACATTTGATCTTGGTCTAATCCACGACCTAAAACTGTTCGTCACCGTAAAAGTGCCCATCAAACATGCCAATGAACCGTCTCAGGAAGAACTAGACTCTCTGGCAAACCTACGGACTAAAGTTGAGTCTTCACTAAGAACGATTGGTGTTCACCCTGTCCCCTTAACTGCTGTCGGTTACATCAGAACAATGAATACCATGCTCAATTGGGGGCCTGAGGCATCATGGCGAACAGATGGTTGCGATTGGGAAACAGACAAGCCCATTTGTGAGCAAATTTTTGATTACGGCACAGATTTGGAAGTTGATAAGAGCGGTCTACGTTTAGGCGATTATCACGTTAAGGTTATGTCTGCGAAGAAAATGCCCGACTCTTTCTATTTCGGTGATGCAATCACCTTTGTTGGGGATCTTAGTGGGGGCAACTCAGCTATTCGTGAAAACTACATGGTCGTGACAAACCTGTTTTTCCCAGAGGTTGAAAACACCAAGAATGCACTTGAAAGAAAACGTCAGTTTACAGTAAACCAAGCATACGGGCCTATGCTGAAATTTGTTCCAGTACTTGCTGACAAAAAGCATGACTTTGATGTTTTGTATGAGTCATTAAAAGAAGGCTCAAAACCTGTCCGTGTAAGTTACTCATTGGTGCTTTTTGCTCCTACAGCTGAACGCGCTCAAGCAGCAGCAACAGCGGCGCGTAACATCTGGCGCGAGAACCGCTTCGAGATGATGGAAGACAAATTTATCTCGTTACCAATGTTTATCAATTGCTTGCCATTCTGTACCGACCGAAAAGCCGTAAAAGATCTGTTTCGTTATAAAACCATGACCACTGAACAGGCATCAGTTCTATTACCGGTATTTGGCGAGTGGAAAGGGACTGGCACTTTCCACTCTGCATTGATTTCTCGTAACGGACAGCTAATGAGCTTGTCTTTGCATGATAGCGACACGAACAAAAACTTAGTGGTCGCAGCGGAATCTGGATCGGGTAAAAGTTTCCTTACCAACGAATTGATATTCAGTTACTTGTCTGAGGGGGCTCAAGTTTGGGTTATAGACGCAGGTAAGTCATACAAAGATCTGTGTGAACTGCTGAAAGGGGACTTTGTGCATTTCGCCGAAGGCTCCAACATTTGTTTGAACCCATTTGAACTGATCACGAACTGGAAAGAAGAAGAGGATGGTGTTGTCTCTATCGTCAAAGCTATGGCATCCGAGAAAGGCTTGTTGGATGAATACCAACTCGCAGGTTTAAAGCAAATTATGAACGAGCTCTGGGAAGTTATTGGCCGTGATATGACTGTAGACCACATCGCCGATAAGTGTTGTGAGTCTGATGAGCAACGAATTAAAGACATCGGTCAACAGCTATATGCATTCACATCAAAGGGTAGTTACGGTAGCTACTTCTCCGGTTCGAATAACGTTAACTTCCAAAACCGTTTTACAGTCCTGGAGCTTGATGAGCTACAAGGCCGCAAGCATTTACGTCAGGTTGTTTTGCTGCAAATGATTTACCAGATTCAGCAGGAAATGTTCCTCGGTGAACGTAACCGTAAAAAAGTCGTCATCATTGATGAAGCATGGGATCTGCTTAAAGAGGGTGAAGTTAGTACATTTATGGAACACCAATACCGTAAGGCAAGGAAGTACGGTGGAAGTATCGGTATTTGTACTCAGTCGATCAACGACTTGTATGAAAACCCTGTGGGTCGCGCTATTGCTGAGAACTCGGCATCCATGTACCTACTTGGTCAGACAGAAGAGTCAGTAGAATCCGTAAAACGAAGTGGCCGTCTGTCTCTTTCCGAAGGTGGTTTCCATACCCTAAAAACTGTTCACACCATTCTAGGTGCTTATTCAGAAATCTTCATTAAATCAAAAGCTGGCATTGGTGTTGGCCGTTTGGTTGTGGGTGATTTCCAAAAACTACTTTATTCAACAGACCCGGATGACATCCGAGATATCAATAAGTATGTAGATCAGGGCTTAAATATCACTGACGCAATACGTCAAGTAATGCATCAACGTGGCATGGCCGCATAA
- a CDS encoding S26 family signal peptidase: MKLIVRKESWKRFALKAAIVLALLWVAGTSFAGRYRIGYDPQLERCLPNHSVYLIDLKDKELHRDAIYAFSAKGMEPLYDDGTRMLKVLSGMPGDTVEVNKNWEVVVNGEVKQVGLQLANKLNVPASHFFGKGVLPEKHYWFLGESISSFDSRYWGAVKDEQIIGRAYPLF; encoded by the coding sequence ATGAAGCTCATTGTTAGAAAAGAATCTTGGAAGCGATTTGCTTTAAAGGCTGCAATTGTACTTGCTCTTCTTTGGGTTGCTGGGACGTCCTTTGCGGGACGTTACCGAATCGGTTATGACCCTCAATTAGAGCGGTGTTTACCTAATCATTCTGTCTACCTTATCGACCTAAAAGATAAAGAACTCCATCGAGATGCTATTTACGCCTTTTCAGCAAAGGGTATGGAGCCACTTTATGATGATGGAACAAGGATGTTAAAAGTCCTTTCCGGGATGCCAGGCGATACTGTTGAAGTCAATAAAAACTGGGAAGTTGTAGTGAACGGAGAGGTTAAACAAGTAGGGTTACAACTGGCTAATAAGTTGAATGTTCCTGCTAGTCATTTCTTTGGGAAAGGTGTTCTTCCAGAGAAACATTATTGGTTTCTCGGGGAAAGTATATCGAGTTTTGATTCACGCTATTGGGGAGCTGTAAAAGATGAGCAAATCATTGGCCGCGCATATCCGCTTTTCTAA
- a CDS encoding TrbC family F-type conjugative pilus assembly protein, translating into MSKSLAAHIRFSKLSVLVAALISSSVFASNSPLTSEDMAIIEQGRELAEKARQMEELPDWAKNTNLDQAQVEARQFFQQLQESDPTLKAMAERQAEKNVYTGHSTLIFASYSLGKEGLKDVLDTASGEDDVVVVFRGIPDGMSIGDGIKAVQKLAEQMDPVPNVVINSVLFQKHNVTSVPTIVLLEEETKPGHDPKELAKVTGLSTLEWIRKEVDAGESGDFGVRGPAVEIAEQDFIERAKAQLAGIDWEEKKDQAVKRFWHNQQFNERPRAPRYRERLLDPSIYLSKDISTAEGVVFARKGEVINPLCAHGEECKPGTRQFTQAVIIFDPLDKKQMELLAEIVPKVKQERGVQRVTYIATQFERDSGWDSYKHVTDTVDAPVYLLTPDVVNRFQVEYTPTVITAKGNNFLVREFDVKEAVE; encoded by the coding sequence ATGAGCAAATCATTGGCCGCGCATATCCGCTTTTCTAAATTGTCTGTATTAGTTGCGGCCCTCATTTCAAGTTCTGTTTTTGCTAGTAACAGTCCTCTAACTAGCGAGGATATGGCTATCATCGAGCAAGGAAGGGAGTTGGCAGAGAAGGCTCGACAAATGGAAGAGCTTCCTGATTGGGCGAAGAATACAAATTTAGATCAAGCTCAGGTAGAGGCGCGTCAGTTTTTCCAACAACTACAAGAATCAGACCCCACGCTGAAAGCAATGGCGGAGAGGCAGGCCGAAAAAAATGTCTATACAGGGCACTCAACTCTTATTTTTGCATCTTACTCATTGGGAAAAGAAGGGCTGAAAGACGTACTTGATACGGCATCAGGTGAAGATGATGTGGTAGTTGTTTTCCGTGGAATTCCGGATGGTATGAGCATTGGTGATGGCATCAAAGCTGTTCAAAAATTAGCTGAGCAAATGGACCCAGTGCCTAATGTCGTTATCAACTCTGTTTTGTTCCAAAAACATAATGTCACGTCAGTACCAACGATAGTCTTGCTTGAAGAAGAAACTAAGCCTGGACACGATCCCAAAGAACTCGCAAAAGTTACAGGTTTATCGACGCTGGAGTGGATAAGAAAAGAGGTGGATGCTGGTGAGTCTGGCGACTTCGGAGTTCGAGGCCCAGCAGTTGAAATTGCGGAGCAAGACTTTATCGAGAGAGCTAAAGCTCAACTAGCGGGTATTGACTGGGAAGAAAAGAAAGATCAGGCAGTAAAGCGGTTTTGGCATAACCAGCAGTTCAACGAAAGACCACGGGCACCACGATATCGAGAGCGATTGCTTGATCCAAGCATATACCTATCGAAGGACATAAGTACTGCTGAGGGAGTTGTGTTTGCTCGTAAAGGTGAGGTTATAAATCCACTTTGCGCTCACGGCGAAGAGTGTAAGCCGGGAACTCGTCAGTTTACTCAGGCCGTTATCATTTTCGACCCTTTAGATAAAAAGCAAATGGAACTGTTGGCTGAAATTGTCCCTAAAGTGAAGCAAGAACGTGGGGTGCAAAGAGTCACATATATTGCTACTCAGTTTGAGCGCGATAGTGGTTGGGATTCATACAAACACGTTACGGACACAGTTGACGCTCCTGTTTATCTGCTTACGCCGGATGTAGTTAATCGCTTCCAAGTCGAGTACACGCCAACAGTGATTACGGCTAAAGGGAATAACTTTTTGGTAAGGGAATTTGATGTTAAGGAGGCTGTGGAATGA
- a CDS encoding EAL domain-containing protein: MNLIPAFQTITSNGSNTVGAEVLSRWHHQGQVYGPADHKTPINWGMVDLEIMKSLIPLVPVIERLYPSIFINVSPQTLSFSDIRMKWFKLLKELTDKAPFQVVIEITEKVTPEQLDNAWSLLSQFNVALAMDDFGEDHSSVSRLTSYSWQFCKVEIGQLKGLAGNAAVQYCRLNNITPIAERVESVAQSEVAKLLGLEWQQGFLHGKPVTFDLEVNSLIKQAQVSEPVRVGVMS; the protein is encoded by the coding sequence ATGAACCTGATCCCTGCATTTCAGACGATTACCTCAAATGGTAGCAATACTGTTGGAGCAGAAGTACTTTCTAGATGGCACCATCAAGGTCAAGTCTATGGCCCAGCAGACCACAAAACACCGATTAATTGGGGTATGGTGGATTTAGAGATAATGAAATCTCTGATTCCCCTTGTCCCTGTTATCGAAAGGCTTTACCCCAGTATTTTTATTAACGTATCGCCACAGACATTGAGCTTTTCAGACATACGAATGAAGTGGTTCAAATTGTTGAAAGAGCTTACAGATAAAGCCCCATTCCAAGTAGTTATAGAAATCACGGAAAAGGTAACACCAGAACAGTTGGATAACGCATGGTCCTTACTTAGTCAGTTCAATGTTGCTTTAGCTATGGATGACTTTGGAGAAGATCACTCATCAGTTAGTCGCCTAACATCTTACTCTTGGCAATTTTGCAAAGTTGAAATAGGACAATTGAAGGGTTTGGCAGGTAACGCGGCGGTTCAGTATTGTCGTCTTAACAACATAACACCGATTGCAGAACGAGTTGAAAGTGTAGCTCAATCAGAAGTGGCAAAACTTCTTGGATTAGAGTGGCAGCAAGGTTTTTTGCATGGCAAACCCGTCACGTTCGACCTTGAAGTGAACTCATTAATAAAACAAGCACAAGTATCTGAGCCAGTTAGAGTTGGAGTTATGTCGTGA
- a CDS encoding TraU family protein, with protein sequence MNKILKSILLVALLALAGTAKADPGCQNAEVIGPKLFTDICWSCIFPIRVAGATMSGGGGSYPSDAVGSPLCACQDNNGIPRPGVTTSMWEPARLVEFQRVPGCSSVLNGTRFPFDRTFQGHHGEGTMDGGDGSFMHYHFYAFPLMTMLELFVKKTCNADGYSDLDIMYLSELDPTWNSDELAFFTNPEAAAVANPIAAAACTADAAAASIGKPLKQLFWCAGSWGSIYPLSGNQNGGKGVIKDSSLLATRVLTALHRRGLSWKTMGSDAMCNGVISPTLPKTQYKFTLLHPVAETNSSHVIGESTLTWGIGKTIPAIGQDPIYTIWRWNDCCNN encoded by the coding sequence GTGAATAAAATATTGAAATCAATTTTATTAGTGGCCCTACTTGCCTTGGCGGGGACTGCTAAAGCTGATCCAGGATGCCAGAATGCAGAAGTCATTGGCCCTAAACTTTTTACTGATATCTGTTGGTCATGCATATTTCCGATTCGAGTGGCAGGGGCAACAATGAGCGGAGGTGGTGGTTCTTATCCGTCTGATGCAGTTGGGAGCCCTTTGTGTGCTTGCCAAGATAACAATGGGATACCACGACCAGGTGTAACTACGTCAATGTGGGAACCTGCTCGTTTGGTTGAATTTCAACGAGTTCCAGGGTGCTCTTCTGTGCTTAATGGAACTAGATTCCCCTTTGACAGAACGTTCCAAGGTCATCATGGAGAAGGAACGATGGACGGTGGTGATGGCTCATTTATGCATTATCACTTTTACGCCTTTCCTCTTATGACAATGTTGGAACTGTTCGTGAAGAAGACCTGCAATGCTGATGGTTACTCTGATTTAGATATTATGTACCTGTCCGAGTTAGACCCTACTTGGAACTCTGATGAACTTGCATTTTTTACTAATCCCGAAGCTGCTGCTGTCGCTAATCCTATAGCAGCGGCAGCATGTACAGCTGACGCTGCGGCTGCGAGTATTGGTAAGCCTCTCAAGCAGTTGTTTTGGTGTGCAGGTAGTTGGGGGTCAATTTACCCTTTAAGTGGAAACCAAAATGGTGGAAAAGGGGTGATCAAAGACAGTAGTCTACTTGCAACCCGTGTTCTAACAGCTTTGCATCGTCGAGGTTTGTCATGGAAGACGATGGGTTCTGATGCAATGTGTAATGGTGTCATAAGCCCAACATTACCCAAAACACAATACAAATTTACCTTATTGCATCCAGTCGCAGAAACAAATTCTTCACATGTTATCGGAGAGTCAACGTTAACGTGGGGGATAGGGAAAACAATTCCAGCAATAGGTCAAGATCCTATTTACACGATATGGCGCTGGAATGATTGTTGTAATAACTAA
- the traN gene encoding conjugal transfer mating pair stabilization protein TraN, whose amino-acid sequence MRNYTRLMRAVASLLIVTTPFLPIHAYANGNSASEAGREAQVLANDLVSSFKSAPGGVNNGNISFPTLENGQFQNGGGTINVNDLFPGTSSSNSDPSSYYFPDGNPNLGELEGVYNDNNGMDSIGGNAKSSLWSDANSGSPTISGAAYKVLLDATNQSKPDFSNDPLMNLSKKTYEDIDVISEGFGDCSAETIINNNTIKTHIPDYRTCERVTDKSADCEVLHEYDAEIIKYHDGPFNIKPCGDDCIELWIGKVGDNYWSGWCTIYEQATQVRVDNPDAIISATLEYAKWDDYMQVLVGPPGSENKVWQGPNSNFPPETPGACELSTSWQTNPNTDVTSHFKNTKPGDVVSFKIRVSVAGNGEGFGRIKIKYDRSKAVFKDTWTPQSCLDAAVGIRDGFASGQFSCIEQPSDVNASGCVVKNGFKVCEDMLSEPPLPGIPKLCTKVRVKADYDFYKGQMECWTDPQGEIQCPNNQGGNLDSCKVLEDNPQCGFVSSKCVEGAQGSSGTCYVQEDTFDCGTDVDVPTLDKETNFTCGGPIKCMGDECLDVNKTQSTDFARAAALLNAAQFMTQDMACTGTDGNDNPTGTENVICKAFGGDPGECKKAVGGAQDCCEKPSGLSMGDYLTLMMSVPKLDGAIMSLDNGSAIKGAYQAIRDPAISGWTEITKPFTSYIENITGAIDNFTKPITDLAKEAIQALKDEITKITSKALGNASASGSAGVPAGASEGMMEQMVGQQAASVLSGIMAAYTAYVVAMMIIQIVWKCEEEEFELNAKRALNSCTKVGSYCKSKVLGACIEKREAYCCFSSPLSRIIQEQVRPQLGMNFGPAKAPQCDGIPLDRLSEIDWTQVNLDEWLALLRVNGHFDDPAGMTLDRLTGSGSAFNVDGTRLNAQERAEERLKGSDLDKTRKDAGDSILPDTGAPGY is encoded by the coding sequence ATGAGAAATTATACAAGGTTGATGAGGGCTGTCGCTTCTCTGCTAATAGTGACAACCCCTTTCTTGCCGATACATGCCTATGCTAACGGCAATAGCGCTAGTGAGGCAGGACGAGAAGCGCAAGTTTTAGCAAATGATTTAGTGTCTTCGTTCAAGTCCGCTCCAGGAGGAGTTAACAACGGAAATATTAGTTTTCCAACACTTGAAAATGGTCAATTTCAAAATGGTGGTGGAACTATAAATGTAAATGATTTATTTCCGGGTACAAGCAGCTCCAATAGTGACCCTTCAAGTTATTACTTCCCAGATGGAAACCCGAACTTAGGTGAACTAGAAGGTGTCTATAATGACAACAATGGTATGGATTCTATTGGTGGTAATGCAAAAAGCTCTCTATGGAGTGATGCTAATAGTGGGAGCCCCACCATATCAGGAGCAGCCTACAAAGTTCTCTTGGATGCAACAAACCAATCAAAGCCTGATTTCAGCAATGACCCCTTGATGAACCTTAGTAAGAAAACCTATGAAGACATTGATGTGATATCAGAAGGTTTTGGTGATTGTTCTGCTGAAACAATCATTAACAACAATACAATTAAAACGCATATACCAGATTATAGAACTTGTGAAAGGGTTACGGATAAAAGTGCCGATTGTGAAGTGTTGCATGAGTATGACGCTGAAATCATAAAATACCATGATGGCCCATTTAACATTAAGCCGTGTGGGGATGATTGTATTGAACTTTGGATCGGTAAAGTTGGCGATAACTACTGGTCAGGCTGGTGTACAATCTATGAGCAGGCAACACAGGTTAGAGTTGATAATCCTGATGCAATCATTTCAGCGACACTAGAATATGCTAAGTGGGATGACTATATGCAAGTATTAGTAGGTCCTCCTGGCAGTGAAAACAAAGTATGGCAAGGTCCGAATAGTAACTTCCCCCCAGAAACTCCCGGTGCATGTGAGCTAAGTACAAGTTGGCAAACTAACCCCAACACTGATGTGACGTCTCACTTTAAAAACACAAAACCAGGCGATGTGGTTAGTTTTAAAATCAGAGTTTCTGTTGCTGGTAATGGTGAAGGTTTTGGTCGGATAAAAATTAAGTACGATCGTTCAAAAGCAGTATTCAAAGACACATGGACCCCGCAGAGTTGTCTCGATGCAGCTGTAGGTATCCGAGATGGTTTTGCTTCTGGTCAATTCTCTTGTATTGAGCAACCATCTGATGTAAATGCGTCTGGTTGTGTAGTAAAAAATGGATTTAAAGTTTGCGAGGACATGTTGAGTGAGCCTCCTTTGCCTGGGATACCTAAGTTATGCACAAAAGTCAGAGTAAAAGCTGACTATGACTTCTACAAGGGGCAAATGGAGTGTTGGACTGACCCACAAGGAGAAATACAGTGCCCAAATAATCAAGGTGGCAACCTTGATTCATGTAAGGTTCTGGAAGATAACCCGCAGTGCGGTTTTGTTAGTTCTAAGTGTGTGGAAGGTGCTCAGGGAAGTTCAGGAACATGTTATGTGCAAGAAGATACCTTTGATTGCGGGACGGATGTTGATGTACCGACTTTAGACAAAGAAACAAACTTTACATGTGGTGGGCCAATAAAATGCATGGGTGACGAGTGCTTAGACGTTAATAAGACACAAAGTACCGACTTTGCCAGAGCTGCCGCACTGCTGAATGCTGCTCAGTTTATGACACAAGATATGGCGTGTACTGGTACTGATGGTAACGATAACCCAACAGGTACAGAAAACGTTATTTGTAAGGCTTTTGGTGGCGATCCAGGTGAATGTAAAAAAGCTGTTGGGGGGGCTCAGGATTGTTGTGAGAAACCAAGCGGCCTATCTATGGGAGACTATCTGACTCTTATGATGTCAGTTCCTAAACTGGATGGTGCCATTATGTCACTGGATAACGGCAGTGCAATTAAAGGTGCTTATCAAGCCATCCGTGATCCAGCGATTAGTGGTTGGACCGAAATCACCAAGCCGTTCACTTCATATATTGAGAACATTACAGGTGCGATTGACAACTTTACTAAACCAATCACTGACTTGGCAAAAGAGGCAATTCAGGCTCTCAAAGATGAAATCACCAAAATAACCAGTAAAGCTCTAGGAAATGCATCTGCATCAGGAAGCGCTGGTGTACCAGCTGGCGCATCGGAAGGTATGATGGAGCAAATGGTAGGGCAACAGGCAGCGAGTGTACTAAGTGGTATTATGGCCGCGTATACCGCTTATGTTGTGGCTATGATGATCATTCAAATAGTTTGGAAGTGTGAAGAAGAAGAGTTTGAATTGAATGCAAAAAGAGCATTGAATAGCTGCACTAAGGTTGGTTCATATTGCAAATCCAAAGTGCTGGGAGCATGTATCGAAAAACGCGAAGCATACTGCTGTTTTAGCTCTCCACTATCACGAATTATTCAGGAGCAAGTAAGACCTCAGTTAGGAATGAACTTCGGCCCTGCAAAAGCTCCTCAGTGCGATGGTATTCCACTGGATCGTTTATCTGAGATTGACTGGACACAGGTAAATCTGGATGAATGGTTAGCTTTGCTGAGAGTTAATGGTCACTTTGACGATCCTGCTGGTATGACTTTAGACCGCCTTACTGGATCTGGTAGTGCGTTTAATGTTGATGGAACTCGACTTAATGCTCAAGAGCGAGCTGAGGAGAGATTGAAGGGATCTGATCTCGATAAAACAAGAAAAGATGCGGGAGACTCCATCCTTCCAGATACAGGTGCTCCAGGTTATTAA
- a CDS encoding DUF1845 domain-containing protein, translating into MTDLAETSLEQQPTKKERNNADLSRPVFKRVLKVNSLQAQRVVERSFQRVSDSLFSIDVILRIIGEQDEIDQVESIIQEHIEKVSVDLDTATNQLQKLMEDNGIEGAPEYTSPNQYDIEINSPQVAQFAHLVRKLDNLMLLVDTLWLNSILTSKQRKDATYQWQQRLIKLAGRIIGIEKRARISAHSKGKKDEVEAAAPTQETTDEEIASEADNAESGEDEKAA; encoded by the coding sequence ATGACAGACTTAGCAGAAACCTCTTTGGAACAACAACCAACCAAAAAAGAGCGCAACAATGCGGACCTTTCTCGCCCTGTATTCAAACGAGTGCTGAAAGTGAACAGTCTGCAAGCTCAACGTGTAGTCGAACGCAGCTTTCAGCGCGTTTCCGATTCACTGTTTTCGATTGATGTTATTTTGCGAATCATTGGTGAACAAGATGAAATTGACCAAGTAGAAAGCATCATCCAGGAGCACATCGAGAAAGTATCCGTTGATCTTGATACAGCCACTAATCAGCTACAAAAACTGATGGAAGACAACGGAATTGAAGGCGCTCCAGAATATACAAGCCCAAACCAGTACGATATCGAGATCAACTCACCACAAGTAGCTCAATTTGCTCACCTAGTGCGCAAGTTAGATAACTTGATGTTGTTAGTCGATACTCTATGGCTAAATAGTATCCTCACAAGCAAACAGCGCAAAGACGCCACTTATCAATGGCAACAACGCTTAATCAAACTTGCTGGCCGAATTATTGGTATTGAGAAGCGAGCTCGCATCTCAGCGCACTCCAAAGGCAAGAAAGATGAAGTTGAAGCAGCTGCTCCAACTCAAGAAACTACTGATGAAGAAATTGCATCCGAAGCCGACAATGCTGAATCTGGGGAAGATGAAAAGGCAGCTTAA